The bacterium genomic sequence GGACGTCTCTTGCCAGCTCGAGCGAGATGACCCCTCCGCCGGACGGCTTCCGACCAGCGCATTCTAGCCTGCCCGGGGGCGGAGCATGCTGCCATGAGCGGCGTCCCCCGAGGAATGATGAGGTGTTCGAATCGCTTCTCAAGGAGTGATGGCCAGGGGGATCGTCGCTCTCGCTCTCGCGTTCGCCGCGCCGGGCCTTGCCCGGGCGGGGAGCTCGCCGAGGATCGTGAAGATCGTTGTGGGGGGGCCGCACGCGGCGGAGGGAGTGGCGACGGAAGTGGTGCTGCCTCCGGGGTGGCAGCCGGGGCAGCCGGCGCTCCTCATGGTCTTCCTGCACGACGGGTGGGGGAGCGAAAAGTCTTTCCGCAAGCACGACCTCGCCGCGGTGGCGCTGGGGATGATGCAGGGGGGCGCGATCCCGCCGGTCGTGATCGCGAGCCCCAGGCACCGGGGCACGTTCATCGTTGACAGCCCGCGCGGCCAGATGGAGAGCTTCGTCGCGGAGGACCTGGTGCCGGCTATCGAGCGCGAGTTCCCCGGGGCGGGCGGCTCGCGGGACCGGCGCTCGGTGTGGGGGATCTCGCTCGGGGGGTACGGGGCGCTCAAGATGGCGCTCCGGCACCCCGGGGTGTACGGCCGGGTGGCGGCGCTGGCGCCCTGGGTGCAGCCGCTCGCCTGGGACAGCTACGAGGGCAACCGCACGATCTGGTCGCGCTGGTTCCTGGAGCCGGTGTTCGGGCACTCCCGCGAGGAGAGCCGCTTCGACCCGCAGGCCGTCTCCAGCGCCGGGGCGGTGGGCCTGATGCAGAAGATGCCGGCCACAGCGGCGATGCTGGCCGCGGAACTGAAATTGGAGGATTACGACCTGCGCGACCCCGCGGATTCGCTTCTGTTGGGGGCGGCCTACTTGGCGAAGATGCTCGACCGCTTCCACGGCAACCTGGCCCTGGCGCTGGCCGGATACAACGCCGGTCCGGGCAACGCGCGGCTCTGGGTCGCGTCTTTCAATATACTGCCCCCCGACGTGTGGCTGTTGCTAAAGCCCTTTGACGAGACGCGGCGCTACATCATCCGGGTGGTGGGGAGTTATTACCGCTACCGCCAGCTTTACGGGGGCGGATGAACGACAAACGTGACAGCGACGGCTTGAAATTGGCGCTGGAGGTGCTGCGCCCCTGGCGCCTGAGCCTGGTGGGCCTGAACCTTCTGGGGCTACCCCAGGCGGGGCTGGGCGTTTTCCTGGCCTGGGCCGTGGGTTACGGCGTGGACCGCTTCCTCGGGGAAACCGGCGGACTCCAGGCGCTCATCCCGCTCCTTTTAATCGGCCTGTTCCTTCTTCGCTCGGGGTTCGGGATTTTCGTCCAGTACCTCTCCCTGGGTCTCGGCTCCCGTATCCACCTGGCCCTGGAGCGCCGGACCTTCGCCAAGCTCCTGAAAATCCCGCTCCTGGACTCCGTGGGAACCGGCGAAGCGGCGAACTCCCTCTTTTACGACTGCGACAATTACGCCCGCGGGGTGGTCGAACTCTACGGCACCCTGATTCTTTCCCTCCTCCAGGCCGCGGGTCTGTGGATTTACCTTTTGGTGCTGGACTGGCGGCTGGCGGTGGTGGTGGCGGCGGCCGTCCCTATTTTCCTCTTGCCGCTGCAATTCCTGCTGCGCCGGATGCGCCGGGCGAGCGGCGACTTCTACGCCGAGAACCAGCAATACTGGAGTCGGGCGGTGGACGCCACGCGCGCCCCCCGGCTGGTGCGCGGCGCCGGGGCGCAGGATTCCGAATTTAGAGCCTTCGCCGATTCCGGCGAGCGGAGGCGGCGGGGGATGTTCCGGCAGGCGAAGTACCATTTCCTTGCCGGCCCGCTGGGGGAAATCTTCGCGGCCTGCGCCATCGGGGCGGCCTTCTGGCTGGGGGTGGACCTTCTCGGCGCGCAAGGGTTGAGCCTGGGCGGCCTGGGCTCGGCGGCGGTGGCCACGGTCTGGCTCCTGGGCGCGCTCAAGGGGATATTCGACGCCGCCGGGGGGGCGCAGGACACCCTGGTCCTGCAGGGGCGCCTCGCGAAAATCTGGCGGACGGCCGACGAGGTCCTGGACGGGCCGGAGCCGCCGGAGTGGCGCGTCCTGGAAGCCAAAGACCTGGCCTTTTCCTATCCCGACGGGACCGAGGTTTTCCGGGGCGTAAATTTAGCGTTTAAGCGGGGGGAGCTGGTCCACCTCGCCGGGCCCTCGGGAGTGGGGAAGACCACCCTGGCGCGGGTTCTGTGCCGCCTGTACGAGCCGACGGGTGGGCGTCTCTTCCTCGACGGAAAGCCGCTCTCCGACTACGGCCTCGGCCCCTGGCGCCTGAAAACCGCGCTGGTGGACCAGGAGCCGGAGTTTCTGCCGGGAATGCTCGCGGACGCCGTGGCCTATCCCGATGAGGTCGGCGACGCGGAAATCGGCGGGCTGCTGCGCGAGGTCGGCTTGGGGGATTTCGACCGGGAGCTGACCTCTGGTGCGCCGGAGCTTTCGGTCGGCGAGCGGCGGCGGTTGGCCCTGGCCCGCGCGCTTTTCCACCGACCCGATTTATTAATCCTCGACGAGACCACCAGCTACGTGGACGCCGAGCTGGAGCGGAAATTGATCGAAGTGGTGCGGCGGAGGCTGCCCGGGGCGGCGGTGCTGGTCATCAGCCACCGCGAGCGGGTGGGCGCCCTGGCGGACCGGCGGCTGCGGTTGGAACAGGGGGGAATAACCGAGCTATAAGTTAAATGTTTTGTAAAGAAAAAGGGCCAAACCGGTCCTTTTTCAACTATACAAAGATTTCCAACACCTTAGTTCAAGGTCAGAGTGTACGACCTACCTTTCTTTTCGCGTTTCACCTTTCCGTGTTCTTCTGCGAAGTAAAGGGTGTACCGTAAGTTTTCCTGGGAATATTGTGGGAATATTTTATACAGATCGGTTTGGAGTACGCTAGGATTATGACCGATATAGGGTAAGATCTCGTCGCATATCTTGTTGTAAAGTGGGTCTTTGCTTACAAAATCAGCGTATGCTTTTTTTGCATATTCCAGTTCGGCTTCAAGTTCGCCCCCAGTGTTAGCATTTTGCTGCCGTACTGATTCTACCCACCTGAAGTAATGGGTACGAGCGGTGTCAAAATCGCCTTTCGCTTCGGCTTCTTTGGCCCACTTTGAATGGAGCTTTATTTCTAGGCTTCGGTCAGGGAACTGTATGGTAACCCCATTATATGTTGGGGGAAGCTGGTGGGAATCGAACCCACCTGGGACCGGGTTAGGGCCCCACAACGGATTTGAAGTCCGCGAGGCTCACCAGATACCTGCCAGCTTCCCCGATGGGGTCATTCTAGCACCGACCGGCGGCGCAAGCCAAGGGTCATACCAGGGGGGCGGCCTTCGCCGCGTTCTCGTCCAGGAGCACGTGGGTGCCCGACTCGCGCTTGGTCAAGCCCTGCTCGTGGAAGTGGTCCAGGAGGAGCGTGGCCG encodes the following:
- a CDS encoding transglycosylase SLT domain-containing protein, whose protein sequence is MKIVVGGPHAAEGVATEVVLPPGWQPGQPALLMVFLHDGWGSEKSFRKHDLAAVALGMMQGGAIPPVVIASPRHRGTFIVDSPRGQMESFVAEDLVPAIEREFPGAGGSRDRRSVWGISLGGYGALKMALRHPGVYGRVAALAPWVQPLAWDSYEGNRTIWSRWFLEPVFGHSREESRFDPQAVSSAGAVGLMQKMPATAAMLAAELKLEDYDLRDPADSLLLGAAYLAKMLDRFHGNLALALAGYNAGPGNARLWVASFNILPPDVWLLLKPFDETRRYIIRVVGSYYRYRQLYGGG
- a CDS encoding ABC transporter ATP-binding protein, with the translated sequence MNDKRDSDGLKLALEVLRPWRLSLVGLNLLGLPQAGLGVFLAWAVGYGVDRFLGETGGLQALIPLLLIGLFLLRSGFGIFVQYLSLGLGSRIHLALERRTFAKLLKIPLLDSVGTGEAANSLFYDCDNYARGVVELYGTLILSLLQAAGLWIYLLVLDWRLAVVVAAAVPIFLLPLQFLLRRMRRASGDFYAENQQYWSRAVDATRAPRLVRGAGAQDSEFRAFADSGERRRRGMFRQAKYHFLAGPLGEIFAACAIGAAFWLGVDLLGAQGLSLGGLGSAAVATVWLLGALKGIFDAAGGAQDTLVLQGRLAKIWRTADEVLDGPEPPEWRVLEAKDLAFSYPDGTEVFRGVNLAFKRGELVHLAGPSGVGKTTLARVLCRLYEPTGGRLFLDGKPLSDYGLGPWRLKTALVDQEPEFLPGMLADAVAYPDEVGDAEIGGLLREVGLGDFDRELTSGAPELSVGERRRLALARALFHRPDLLILDETTSYVDAELERKLIEVVRRRLPGAAVLVISHRERVGALADRRLRLEQGGITEL